A stretch of the Musa acuminata AAA Group cultivar baxijiao chromosome BXJ2-7, Cavendish_Baxijiao_AAA, whole genome shotgun sequence genome encodes the following:
- the LOC135617909 gene encoding GDSL esterase/lipase At4g10955-like isoform X1, protein MTSQRDVFEVSGPVHLTSVNWNCLHYQRSVAASLVQGAYVLERDRQQNRQGSEARAPPWWESFHFEVIRKLIDDSDFSIFGAIYEYRPPVSFQNSTVNKAPRFVIVFRGTITKKESVSRDVKLDLHLLRNGLHQTSRFEIAMQAVRVLVSAFGHQNVWIAGHSLGAAMVTLAGKIMAKESMNLKAFLFNPPFFSAPIERIKDKKVKQGIRIASSFITAGLTLAVKGPHHKSDSFTKLSSWVPYLFVNQADDVCSSYVGYFDHRNKMEEIGAGNIGKLATQNSVKDLFLSAFGMESESLHLLPSANLTVNSSPAPDFKHAHGIHQWWRPDIDLQSKVYLYD, encoded by the exons ATGACATCACAAAGGGATGTGTTTGAGGTCTCAGGACCTGTACATCTGACCTCAGTAAATTG GAACTGCCTACATTACCAAAGATCAGTTGCAGCCAGTTTGGTTCAAGGTGCATATGTTCTAGAACGCGATAGACAACAAAACCGTCAAGGTTCAGAAGCTCGTGCGCCTCCTTGGTGGGAAAGCTTCCATTTTGAAGTAATCCGTAAACTAATTGATGATTCTGATTTCTCCATCTTTGGTGCCATTTATGAATATAGACCTCCTGTTAGCTTCCAAAATTCGACAGTTAATAAAGCTCCAAGATTTGTGATAGTCTTTCGAGGTACCATCACAAAGAAAGAATCTGTTTCTCGGGATGTTAAACTGGATTTACATCTTCTCAGAAATGGCCTCCATCAGACATCTCGGTTTGAAATAGCAATGCAGGCTGTTCGTGTCCTAGTTTCAGCTTTTGGACATCAAAATGTATGGATCGCCGGTCATTCTCTGGGGGCAGCCATGGTGACACTTGCTGGGAAAATTATGGCTAAGGAGAGTATGAATCTCAAGGCTTTTCTCTTCAATCCACCATTTTTCTCAGCACCAATTGAGAGGATAAAAGATAAGAAGGTTAAGCAGGGAATTCGCATCGCAAGCAGCTTCATAACTGCTGGACTCACTTTGGCCGTGAAAGGCCCCCATCACAAGTCAGACTCATTTACAAAGTTGTCATCATGGGTTCCGTATCTTTTTGTAAACCAGGCTGACGACGTCTGCTCATCATATGTGGGTTATTTTGATCATCGCAACAAGATGGAGGAAATTGGAGCAGGAAATATTGGGAAGTTGGCAACACAGAACTCTGTCAAAGATCTGTTTTTAAGCGCTTTTGGAATGGAGTCAGAGTCATTGCACCTCCTTCCATCAGCAAATCTGACTGTAAATTCAAGTCCTGCTCCAGACTTCAAGCATGCACATGGTATACACCAATGGTGGAGGCCAGATATTGATCTGCAATCAAAAGTGTACCTTTATGACTGA
- the LOC135617909 gene encoding GDSL esterase/lipase At4g10955-like isoform X2, with product MNCSMEPSTPWHGVCMNCLHYQRSVAASLVQGAYVLERDRQQNRQGSEARAPPWWESFHFEVIRKLIDDSDFSIFGAIYEYRPPVSFQNSTVNKAPRFVIVFRGTITKKESVSRDVKLDLHLLRNGLHQTSRFEIAMQAVRVLVSAFGHQNVWIAGHSLGAAMVTLAGKIMAKESMNLKAFLFNPPFFSAPIERIKDKKVKQGIRIASSFITAGLTLAVKGPHHKSDSFTKLSSWVPYLFVNQADDVCSSYVGYFDHRNKMEEIGAGNIGKLATQNSVKDLFLSAFGMESESLHLLPSANLTVNSSPAPDFKHAHGIHQWWRPDIDLQSKVYLYD from the exons ATGAATTGTAGCATGGAACCTTCTACTCCATGGCATGGTGTATGCAT GAACTGCCTACATTACCAAAGATCAGTTGCAGCCAGTTTGGTTCAAGGTGCATATGTTCTAGAACGCGATAGACAACAAAACCGTCAAGGTTCAGAAGCTCGTGCGCCTCCTTGGTGGGAAAGCTTCCATTTTGAAGTAATCCGTAAACTAATTGATGATTCTGATTTCTCCATCTTTGGTGCCATTTATGAATATAGACCTCCTGTTAGCTTCCAAAATTCGACAGTTAATAAAGCTCCAAGATTTGTGATAGTCTTTCGAGGTACCATCACAAAGAAAGAATCTGTTTCTCGGGATGTTAAACTGGATTTACATCTTCTCAGAAATGGCCTCCATCAGACATCTCGGTTTGAAATAGCAATGCAGGCTGTTCGTGTCCTAGTTTCAGCTTTTGGACATCAAAATGTATGGATCGCCGGTCATTCTCTGGGGGCAGCCATGGTGACACTTGCTGGGAAAATTATGGCTAAGGAGAGTATGAATCTCAAGGCTTTTCTCTTCAATCCACCATTTTTCTCAGCACCAATTGAGAGGATAAAAGATAAGAAGGTTAAGCAGGGAATTCGCATCGCAAGCAGCTTCATAACTGCTGGACTCACTTTGGCCGTGAAAGGCCCCCATCACAAGTCAGACTCATTTACAAAGTTGTCATCATGGGTTCCGTATCTTTTTGTAAACCAGGCTGACGACGTCTGCTCATCATATGTGGGTTATTTTGATCATCGCAACAAGATGGAGGAAATTGGAGCAGGAAATATTGGGAAGTTGGCAACACAGAACTCTGTCAAAGATCTGTTTTTAAGCGCTTTTGGAATGGAGTCAGAGTCATTGCACCTCCTTCCATCAGCAAATCTGACTGTAAATTCAAGTCCTGCTCCAGACTTCAAGCATGCACATGGTATACACCAATGGTGGAGGCCAGATATTGATCTGCAATCAAAAGTGTACCTTTATGACTGA
- the LOC135617907 gene encoding RGG repeats nuclear RNA binding protein A-like, with translation MATVNPFDLLGDDDSEDFSQLLASQQQKIASMKAAAPPAAAAAARAPAKLPTKPLPPAQAVREAREVRNNTGAVRGGAIRGGFARGRGGRGGGMSQNRDFGNGSVGGASRGYDVADGAGGGEDADSARERERAPRQPFSGGRGGGYGGRGGYGNGEAGGDSERPPRRIYERRSGTGRGYETKRNGAGRGNWGSATDETVAQEKEETLNTDDKTVATEKQVEPDGVPSSEVNKDNKEGATNETEEKEEDKEMTLEEYEKLREEKRKALLALKNEERKVEIDEELQSMKQLSVKKGNDDVFVKLGSDKDTGKKKENADRDERSKKSMRITEFLKPAEGERYYSPGGRGRGRGRGGRGQYGGGFGGGVSTFPTAAPSIEDPGQFPTLGGK, from the exons ATGGCCACCGTCAACCCCTTCGATCTCCTCGGAGATGACGACAGCGAGGATTTTTCACAGCTCCTCGCATCCCAGCAACAGAAAATCGCCTCGATGAAGGCCGCTGCGcctcccgccgccgccgctgctgcccgaGCCCCGGCGAAGCTTCCCACCAAGCCTCTTCCTCCCGCACAAGCCG TGAGGGAGGCAAGGGAAGTGAGGAATAACACTGGAGCAGTACGTGGCGGCGCTATCCGTGGTGGGTTTGCGCGTGGTAGGGGTGGACGAGGGGGTGGGATGAGTCAAAATCGTGATTTTGGAAATGGGAGTGTCGGTGGAGCATCACGGGGTTATGACGTTGCCGATGGTGCTGGAGGAGGTGAAGATGCAGACTCTGCTAGGGAGAGGGAACGAGCACCCCGACAACCATTCAGTGGAGGTCGTGGTGGTGGCTATGGGGGACGTGGTGGATACGGGAATGGGGAGGCTGGAGGGGACTCTGAACGGCCCCCACGGAGGATCTATGAACGGCGGAGTGGTACAGGCCGTGGTTATGAGACGAAACGCAATGGTGCAGGCCGCGGGAATTGGGGAAGTGCCACTGATGAGACTGTTGCACA GGAGAAGGAGGAGACTCTTAACACCGATGATAAGACTGTTGCAACTGAGAAGCAGGTGGAGCCGGATGGAGTGCCATCATCTGAAGTGAATAAAGACAACAAGGAGGGTGCAACAAATGAgacagaagagaaggaagaggataaG GAGATGACGCTGGAGGAGTATGAGAAACTGAGGGAGGAGAAAAGAAAAGCCTTACTTGCACTGAAGAATGAAGAAAGGAAGGTTGAAATTGATGAGGAATTGCAGTCCATGAAGCAACTCTCGGTGAAGAAAGGAAATGATGATGTTTTTGTTAAGTTG GGTTCGGATAAGGACacaggaaaaaagaaagaaaatgctgaTCGGGATGAAAGGAGCAAAAAG TCCATGCGCATCACTGAGTTTCTGAAGCCGGCTGAAGGAGAGCGATACTATAGTCCAGGTGGCCGTGGTCGTGGGAGGGGACGAGGCGGCCGTGGACAATACGGAGGTGGTTTTGGTGGTGGGGTTTCAACTTTCCCAACTGCTGCTCCATCAATCGAGGATCCTGGGCAGTTCCCTACTCTTGGTGGGAAGTAA
- the LOC103993020 gene encoding zinc finger CCCH domain-containing protein 2-like, which yields MVPGQGTYAGPTAYVAPWSYSDNSMAAIQQYPVLPVSGVAGLSAELPPHLLGEVGFAVFQRFLPRNDGSSSSAADATAADAYACDEFRMYEFKVRRCPRGRSHDWTECPYAHPGEKARRRDPRRFHYSGSLCPDFRRGGGCRRGESCDLAHGVFETWLHPARYRTQPCKDGAACRRRVCFFAHFPEQLRLVLPPSPTSPSEGGARVSSPPTSTLALAPMSPPSDGSSPPVSPVALDEVIQSMSNLQLSKVRSRPPFGTRSGAAVLGRAPLAAEVAVGDAWEAAAAAAAWGSRSKLLEWWKRQEEEEEAAAAVPDLGWVTELVND from the coding sequence ATGGTGCCAGGCCAGGGAACCTACGCCGGTCCGACGGCCTACGTGGCCCCCTGGTCCTATTCCGACAATTCGATGGCCGCCATACAGCAGTATCCCGTTCTCCCCGTGAGCGGCGTCGCCGGGCTTTCCGCCGAACTCCCACCCCACCTCCTCGGCGAGGTGGGGTTCGCCGTTTTTCAGCGTTTCCTCCCCCGCAACGACGGCTCTTCCTCCTCCGCGGCGGACGCCACGGCGGCCGACGCGTACGCCTGCGACGAGTTCCGCATGTACGAGTTCAAGGTGCGGCGGTGCCCTCGCGGGCGGTCGCACGACTGGACCGAGTGCCCCTACGCCCACCCGGGCGAGAAGGCGAGGCGCCGCGACCCCCGTCGGTTCCACTACTCTGGTTCCCTGTGTCCGGACTTCCGCCGCGGCGGGGGGTGCCGCCGCGGCGAGTCCTGCGATCTCGCCCACGGCGTGTTCGAGACCTGGCTCCACCCGGCGCGCTACCGGACGCAGCCCTGCAAGGACGGCGCCGCCTGCCGCCGCCGCGTCTGCTTCTTCGCGCACTTCCCCGAGCAGCTCCGCCTCGTCCTGCCCCCGAGCCCCACCTCGCCGAGCGAGGGCGGCGCGAGAGTGTCCTCGCCCCCGACGTCCACGCTGGCTCTGGCGCCCATGTCGCCGCCGTCCGATGGTTCCTCTCCGCCGGTGTCGCCGGTGGCGTTGGACGAGGTGATCCAATCGATGAGCAACCTTCAGCTGAGCAAGGTGAGGTCCAGGCCCCCGTTCGGGACGCGTAGTGGCGCGGCGGTCCTGGGGAGAGCTCCGCTCGCGGCAGAGGTGGCAGTAGGGGACGCTTGGGAGGCGGCGGCCGCGGCTGCAGCCTGGGGTTCGAGATCTAAGCTACTCGAATGGTGGAAgaggcaggaggaggaggaggaagcagcggcggcggtgccgGATTTAGGATGGGTTACAGAATTGGTGAACGATTAA
- the LOC135616258 gene encoding transcription factor RAX1-like, producing MGRAPCCDKATVKRGPWSPEEDAVLRSHIEEYGTGGNWITLPKKAGLNRCGKSCRLRWLNYLRPDIKHGGFTEEEDNIICSLYRKLGSRWSVIASHLRGRTDNDVKNYWNTKLKKKLMTPTIITSNIPSPTPASLLPTVKAEPYNNPSDISRSVDSIFALTQDSHEFYSEPSPLPRECRAKETGQLHRHSPSEEVSATSSTFTVDDGSRNSYGNWSASGAGPHDLFLSELDIEYLTDLLGDDGCQAEVPQGLHRSVAYW from the exons ATGGGGAGAGCGCCGTGCTGCGACAAGGCCACCGTGAAAAGAGGGCCGTGGTCTCCGGAGGAAGATGCAGTCCTCAGAAGCCACATCGAGGAGTATGGGACTGGCGGCAATTGGATTACTTTGCCCAAGAAAGCAG GTCTCAACCGCTGCGGCAAGAGCTGCCGCTTGAGATGGCTCAATTACCTCAGGCCAGACATTAAGCACGGTGGCTTCACAGAGGAGGAAGACAACATCATCTGCAGTCTTTATAGGAAACTCGGGAGCAG GTGGTCTGTCATTGCTTCCCACCTACGCGGAAGAACTGACAATGATGTGAAGAATTACTGGAACACCAAGCTTAAGAAGAAGCTGATGACACCTACCATCATCACCTCTAATATCCCGTCACCGACTCCAGCTTCACTGCTACCTACTGTCAAAGCTGAGCCTTACAACAACCCTAGCGACATCTCCAGATCCGTCGACTCCATCTTCGCGCTCACACAGGACTCGCACGAGTTCTACTCGGAGCCTTCACCGTTGCCGAGAGAATGCAGAGCTAAAGAGACCGGGCAACTTCATCGACATTCACCGTCTGAAGAAGTGTCGGCAACTTCATCGACATTCACGGTCGACGACGGCAGCAGAAACAGCTACGGGAATTGGTCTGCGAGCGGGGCTGGTCCCCACGACTTGTTCCTCTCGGAGCTCGACATCGAGTATCTCACCGACCTTCTTGGCGACGATGGATGCCAGGCGGAGGTGCCACAGGGGCTGCACCGAAGTGTCGCCTACTGGTAG